The following proteins come from a genomic window of Terriglobales bacterium:
- a CDS encoding archaemetzincin family Zn-dependent metalloprotease, producing the protein MNRIDVLPVGEVERGWLERLAPALAREFEADCGILPAALDPRFAFHPERQQFHSTEILAGMRPQLTNGAWRLLGVAEVDLYIPILTFVFGEAQMNGPCAVLSTHRLRQELYGLPPDPELLFQRTLKEAVHELGHTIGLTHCDDHECAMAASHAVEWIDLKSPSLCSLCHNQVFANSRR; encoded by the coding sequence ATGAACCGCATCGACGTTCTGCCCGTCGGGGAGGTGGAGCGTGGATGGCTCGAGCGCCTCGCCCCTGCCCTCGCCCGCGAATTCGAGGCTGACTGCGGCATCCTCCCCGCCGCGCTCGATCCCCGTTTCGCCTTCCACCCCGAGCGCCAGCAGTTCCACTCCACCGAGATCCTGGCCGGCATGCGGCCGCAACTGACCAACGGCGCCTGGCGCCTGCTGGGCGTGGCCGAGGTGGACCTCTATATCCCCATCCTCACCTTCGTCTTCGGCGAGGCCCAGATGAACGGCCCCTGCGCCGTGCTCTCCACCCACCGCCTGCGCCAGGAACTCTACGGCCTGCCGCCCGATCCCGAACTGCTCTTCCAGCGCACGCTCAAGGAAGCGGTGCACGAACTCGGCCATACCATCGGCCTTACCCACTGCGACGACCACGAGTGCGCCATGGCCGCCTCCCACGCCGTGGAGTGGATCGACCTGAAGAGCCCCAGCCTCTGCTCCCTCTGCCACAACCAGGTCTTCGCCAATAGCCGAAGATGA
- a CDS encoding 4Fe-4S dicluster domain-containing protein produces MAEARGYITVNIDECKGCGLCVESCPPKCLELAPDLSAYGVHPARYTGEKCTGCGICFYCCPEPGAITVYRAKAQPKADAAATQAASQEVATHA; encoded by the coding sequence ATGGCTGAAGCACGTGGCTACATCACGGTGAACATCGACGAATGCAAGGGCTGCGGCCTCTGCGTCGAGTCCTGCCCGCCCAAGTGCCTGGAGCTGGCCCCTGACCTCAGCGCCTACGGCGTGCATCCCGCCCGCTACACCGGGGAGAAGTGCACCGGCTGCGGCATCTGCTTCTACTGCTGCCCCGAGCCCGGCGCCATCACCGTCTACCGCGCCAAGGCCCAGCCCAAGGCGGACGCGGCCGCGACCCAGGCCGCGAGCCAGGAGGTCGCCACCCATGCGTAA
- a CDS encoding glycine cleavage system protein H gives MTVLLVLATVVVFLLIDHFYSRRAEVREAPAERKPAPLEAPAAQVAEPRLPPALVNGFQVPQNLRYHPGHTWALSESPSLVRVGLDDFAARLVGQVTSITLPQRGQWIRQGQKVWSLRRDGTTVDMLSPIEGAVTDINEAVLQQPDLARTDPYGEGWLLKVESPDAKTNFRNLLGGQLARWWTEEAAMRLQRRMPGVLDAVAQDGGVAIDSITSHLPDQEWAEVARDFFLT, from the coding sequence ATGACGGTCCTACTGGTTCTGGCCACGGTGGTGGTCTTCCTGCTCATCGATCACTTCTACTCCCGCCGCGCGGAGGTGCGCGAGGCCCCGGCGGAGCGCAAGCCCGCGCCCCTGGAAGCGCCCGCCGCCCAGGTCGCCGAGCCCCGCCTGCCCCCCGCCCTGGTCAACGGCTTCCAGGTGCCGCAGAACCTGCGCTATCACCCCGGCCACACCTGGGCGCTGAGTGAGAGTCCCAGCCTGGTGCGGGTGGGCCTGGACGACTTCGCCGCCCGCCTGGTGGGCCAGGTCACCTCCATCACCCTGCCGCAGCGCGGCCAGTGGATCCGCCAGGGGCAGAAGGTATGGAGCCTGCGCCGCGACGGCACCACCGTGGACATGCTCTCGCCCATCGAGGGCGCGGTCACCGACATCAACGAGGCGGTGCTGCAGCAGCCCGACCTCGCCCGCACCGATCCCTACGGCGAAGGCTGGCTGCTCAAGGTGGAGTCTCCCGACGCCAAGACCAACTTCCGCAACCTGCTGGGCGGCCAACTGGCCCGCTGGTGGACGGAAGAGGCGGCCATGCGGCTGCAGCGCCGCATGCCGGGGGTGCTGGACGCGGTCGCCCAGGACGGCGGCGTGGCCATCGATTCCATCACCTCGCACCTCCCCGACCAGGAGTGGGCGGAGGTGGCGCGCGACTTCTTCCTGACCTAG
- a CDS encoding 3-methyl-2-oxobutanoate dehydrogenase subunit VorB: protein MRKLAKGNVAVIMGAILGGCRAYYGYPITPASEIAEAAALYIPQVGGTFLQAESEVSAINMVYGAASAGVRAMTGSSGPGLSLMQEGISYLAGAELPCVVVDVMRGGPGLGNIAPEQSDYFAMVKGGGHGNYRNFVLAPASVQEMADLTRLAFELADRYRNPAIVLADGFIGQMIEALDLNLSDQALPPEKPWAVCGTPETRANLITSIYLEPDELEAHQRKMEAKYARAQQVEPRHELYLAEDAEVLLVGYGIVSRVLRSAVEKIRAQGLRAGLFRPITLWPYPSAALAEAAAHCRSVLVVELSNGQMVEDVRLALDGKVPVEFYGRVGGNVPSAEEIQEQVMARVEQFAD from the coding sequence ATGCGTAAGCTCGCCAAGGGCAACGTCGCCGTCATCATGGGCGCCATCCTGGGGGGATGCCGCGCCTACTACGGCTATCCCATCACCCCCGCCAGCGAGATCGCCGAAGCCGCCGCTCTCTACATCCCCCAGGTGGGCGGCACTTTCCTGCAGGCGGAGAGCGAGGTCTCGGCCATCAACATGGTCTACGGCGCCGCCTCCGCCGGAGTGCGCGCCATGACCGGCTCTTCCGGCCCCGGCCTCTCGCTCATGCAGGAGGGCATCTCCTACCTGGCGGGCGCCGAGCTGCCTTGCGTGGTGGTCGACGTCATGCGCGGCGGCCCCGGCCTGGGCAACATCGCTCCTGAGCAGAGCGACTACTTCGCCATGGTGAAGGGCGGCGGCCACGGCAACTACCGCAACTTCGTGCTGGCTCCCGCCTCGGTGCAGGAGATGGCCGACCTCACCCGCCTGGCCTTCGAACTGGCCGACCGCTACCGCAACCCCGCCATCGTGCTGGCCGACGGCTTCATCGGCCAGATGATCGAGGCGCTCGACCTCAACCTCTCCGACCAGGCCCTCCCCCCGGAGAAGCCCTGGGCGGTGTGCGGCACCCCCGAGACCCGCGCCAACCTCATCACCTCCATCTATCTGGAGCCCGACGAACTGGAAGCCCACCAGCGCAAGATGGAGGCTAAGTACGCCCGCGCCCAGCAAGTCGAGCCCCGCCACGAACTCTACCTGGCCGAGGACGCCGAGGTGCTGCTGGTGGGTTACGGCATCGTCAGCCGCGTGCTGCGCTCCGCGGTGGAGAAGATCCGCGCCCAGGGCCTGCGCGCCGGCCTCTTCCGCCCCATCACCCTGTGGCCCTACCCCTCCGCGGCGCTGGCCGAGGCCGCCGCGCACTGCCGCAGCGTGCTGGTGGTGGAATTGTCCAACGGGCAGATGGTGGAGGACGTCCGCCTGGCCCTGGATGGCAAGGTGCCGGTGGAATTTTACGGGCGGGTGGGCGGCAACGTGCCCTCCGCCGAGGAGATCCAGGAGCAGGTGATGGCCCGCGTCGAGCAGTTCGCCGACTGA
- a CDS encoding 2-oxoacid:acceptor oxidoreductase family protein has translation MPDYEVVQSKSPVFYDRYQRKAELQQQTHYCPGCGHGVAHKLIAETIQEMGLQDRSIFVSPVGCSVFAYYYFDVGNIQAAHGRTPAVATGAKRSHPDSLVVAYQGDGDLAAIGTAEIVHAANRGEKISVFFVNNAIYGMTGGQMAPTTLVGQTSTTSPWGRRPANEGFPVHVCELLATLEAPVYIERVALCDNKNIMRARRAIRKALELQRDGAGFSFVEILSPCPTIWKMDPVDARRWVAEKMVPVFPLQVFRDRKVEVGDGGPPRKSVGEVLGLTPAPAAAPRPVTAAHAAARDLTLKIAGFGGQGVLLLGQILAEMGMREGLEVSWLPSYGPEMRSGSAHCHVCLSHQRVGSPLISHPDVLIAMNELSLRKFAPHVAPGGLILYNSDSLPVDLSLPRDVQAICVPASNLADQLGSAKVANAIMLGALLEETACLPEATALAVFQDTVKRKELLELDRRALEAGAHFLRTHHLVPAMSQPDGYAGD, from the coding sequence GTGCCCGATTACGAAGTGGTGCAGTCCAAGTCCCCGGTCTTCTACGACCGCTACCAGCGCAAGGCCGAGCTGCAGCAGCAGACCCACTATTGTCCCGGCTGCGGCCACGGCGTCGCCCACAAGCTCATCGCCGAGACCATCCAGGAGATGGGTCTGCAGGACCGCTCCATCTTCGTCAGTCCGGTGGGCTGCTCCGTCTTCGCCTATTACTACTTCGACGTGGGCAACATCCAGGCGGCGCACGGCCGCACTCCCGCCGTGGCCACCGGCGCCAAGCGCTCCCATCCCGACAGCCTGGTGGTCGCCTACCAGGGCGACGGCGACCTGGCCGCCATCGGCACCGCCGAGATCGTGCACGCCGCCAACCGCGGCGAGAAGATCTCCGTCTTCTTCGTCAACAACGCCATCTACGGTATGACCGGCGGGCAGATGGCCCCCACCACCCTGGTGGGCCAGACCTCCACCACCTCCCCGTGGGGACGCCGCCCCGCCAACGAAGGCTTCCCGGTGCACGTCTGCGAGTTGCTGGCCACGCTGGAGGCCCCCGTCTACATCGAGCGCGTCGCCCTGTGCGACAACAAGAACATCATGCGGGCGCGCCGCGCCATCCGCAAGGCCCTGGAACTGCAGCGCGACGGCGCCGGCTTCTCCTTCGTCGAGATCCTCTCTCCCTGCCCCACCATCTGGAAGATGGACCCGGTGGACGCCCGCCGCTGGGTGGCCGAGAAGATGGTCCCGGTCTTCCCCCTGCAGGTCTTCCGCGACCGCAAAGTGGAGGTGGGCGACGGCGGCCCGCCCCGCAAGAGCGTGGGCGAGGTGCTGGGACTGACGCCCGCGCCCGCCGCCGCGCCCCGGCCGGTGACCGCCGCCCACGCCGCCGCCCGCGACCTCACCTTGAAGATCGCCGGCTTCGGCGGCCAGGGCGTGCTCCTGCTCGGCCAGATCCTCGCCGAGATGGGCATGCGCGAAGGCCTGGAAGTGAGCTGGCTGCCCTCCTACGGCCCCGAGATGCGCTCCGGCAGCGCTCACTGCCACGTCTGCCTGTCGCATCAGCGCGTGGGCTCGCCGCTCATCTCCCATCCCGACGTGCTCATCGCCATGAACGAACTCTCGCTGCGCAAGTTTGCGCCCCACGTGGCGCCGGGCGGGCTGATCCTCTATAACAGCGACAGCCTGCCCGTTGATCTCTCCCTGCCTCGCGACGTCCAGGCCATCTGCGTACCCGCCTCCAACCTCGCCGACCAGTTGGGCTCGGCCAAGGTGGCCAACGCCATCATGCTGGGCGCCCTGCTGGAAGAGACGGCGTGCCTGCCCGAAGCCACCGCCCTGGCCGTCTTCCAGGACACGGTGAAGCGCAAGGAGCTGCTGGAACTGGACCGCCGCGCCTTGGAGGCCGGCGCCCACTTCCTGCGCACCCACCACCTGGTCCCGGCCATGTCCCAGCCCGACGGCTACGCCGGCGACTAG
- a CDS encoding ATP-binding protein has translation MPTTEPKPPSAGRWLRLSRSLSAKLIVTLGAAMLVTFAALGYANIRLHRKHLEDAALLSAERVSDAIKRSTSYSMLRNDREGMYHTIQTMAGEPGVVRIRIINSEGRITFSSDAAEIGAQIDKRAEACTACHAQAQPLTRLNRPDRFRIFQPNHHRVLAIITPIENQPSCSNAACHAHPAEQQILGVFDTQLSLERADAALAESTRQMLAYTVVAMLAIAFLTGVFVWRVVGRPVRVLKDGTERLAAGDLGYQIEVGARDEVGELAGSFNTMSRQLLEAREEVTAWNRTLEDRVEQKTRELQRAHEQVLQVEKMASIGKMAAVVAHEINNPLSGILTYSKLLRRWLAQGPAGDARRQEMLSSLELIESESRRCGDIVRNLLVFARSAPMNLEWADLNRVVEQCVRLVQHKIELSGVQLQLELDPDLPRVQCDPAQIEQLLLALVINALEAMPRGGNLWLRSATLPSGREVQLQVRDDGVGIPEEFLPRMFEPFMTTKEGAHGVGLGLAVSHSIVERHHGRIEVASRVGQGSTFTITLPVGEAPAPQPPAELAVKAR, from the coding sequence ATGCCGACGACTGAGCCCAAGCCGCCCTCCGCGGGCCGCTGGCTGCGGCTCTCCCGCTCGCTCAGCGCCAAGCTGATCGTCACTCTGGGCGCGGCCATGCTGGTGACCTTCGCCGCTCTGGGCTACGCCAACATCCGCCTGCACCGCAAGCACCTGGAAGACGCCGCCCTGCTCAGCGCCGAGCGCGTCAGCGACGCCATCAAGCGCTCCACCTCCTATTCCATGCTGCGCAACGACCGCGAGGGCATGTACCACACCATCCAGACCATGGCGGGCGAGCCCGGCGTGGTGCGCATCCGCATCATCAACAGCGAGGGCCGCATCACCTTTTCCTCCGACGCCGCCGAGATCGGCGCCCAGATCGACAAGCGCGCCGAGGCTTGCACCGCCTGCCACGCCCAGGCCCAGCCCCTCACCCGCCTCAACCGGCCCGACCGCTTCCGCATCTTCCAGCCCAACCACCACCGCGTGCTGGCCATCATCACCCCCATCGAGAACCAGCCCTCCTGCTCCAACGCCGCCTGCCACGCCCATCCCGCCGAGCAGCAGATCCTGGGCGTCTTCGACACCCAGCTCTCTTTGGAGCGCGCCGACGCCGCCCTGGCCGAGAGCACCCGCCAGATGCTGGCCTACACCGTGGTGGCCATGCTGGCCATCGCCTTCCTCACCGGCGTCTTCGTGTGGCGGGTGGTGGGACGCCCGGTGCGGGTGCTCAAGGACGGCACCGAGCGCCTGGCTGCCGGCGACCTGGGCTATCAGATCGAGGTGGGCGCGCGCGACGAGGTGGGCGAGCTGGCGGGCTCCTTCAACACCATGAGCCGCCAGTTGCTGGAGGCGCGCGAGGAGGTCACCGCCTGGAACCGCACCCTGGAAGACCGCGTCGAGCAGAAGACGCGCGAGCTCCAGCGCGCCCACGAGCAGGTGCTGCAGGTCGAGAAGATGGCCTCCATCGGCAAGATGGCGGCGGTGGTGGCCCACGAGATCAACAACCCGCTCTCCGGCATCCTCACCTACTCCAAGCTGCTGCGCCGCTGGCTGGCGCAGGGCCCCGCCGGCGACGCCCGCCGCCAGGAGATGCTGAGCTCGCTGGAATTGATCGAGTCCGAGAGCCGCCGCTGCGGCGACATCGTGCGCAACCTGCTCGTCTTCGCCCGCTCCGCCCCCATGAACCTGGAGTGGGCCGATCTCAACCGCGTGGTGGAGCAGTGCGTGCGCCTGGTCCAGCACAAGATCGAGCTTTCCGGCGTGCAACTCCAATTGGAACTGGACCCCGACCTCCCCCGCGTGCAGTGCGACCCCGCGCAGATCGAGCAACTGCTGCTGGCCCTGGTCATCAACGCGCTGGAGGCCATGCCCCGCGGCGGCAATCTCTGGCTGCGCAGCGCCACCCTGCCCTCCGGCCGCGAGGTCCAGCTCCAGGTGCGCGACGACGGCGTGGGTATCCCGGAAGAGTTCCTGCCCCGGATGTTCGAGCCCTTCATGACCACCAAGGAGGGCGCGCACGGCGTGGGCCTGGGCCTGGCCGTCAGCCACTCCATCGTGGAGCGCCACCACGGACGCATCGAGGTGGCCTCCCGCGTGGGGCAGGGAAGCACTTTCACCATCACGCTGCCGGTGGGCGAGGCCCCTGCGCCCCAGCCTCCGGCGGAACTGGCCGTCAAAGCGAGGTGA
- a CDS encoding ABC transporter ATP-binding protein, with protein sequence MIELLQLRKEFDELVAVDDLEVTIPAGEIYGLIGPNGAGKTTTIRMACGLLTPTAGRVRVNGVDVHDEPERAQQFIGYLSDFFSVYEDLKVWEYLDYFAHAYKMREAEIPGRIDQVIQQVGLEVKRDAMIQGLSRGMKQRLGIARAIIHLPKVLLLDEPASGLDPKARLDLRNLLRALRDQGTTILISSHILTELEGFCTSIGLMEKGRMVRSGTLEEITAEESKYRVVRLAWTGDSAAQVEARLKALPGVSNLMVEGGEGVFRFAGPEDGLAAVLRELVAAGIPLVSFGEVKQTVEDLYLKLSRNEVM encoded by the coding sequence ATGATCGAACTCCTCCAACTGCGCAAGGAATTCGACGAACTGGTGGCGGTCGACGACCTCGAGGTCACCATCCCCGCGGGCGAGATCTACGGCCTGATCGGTCCCAACGGCGCCGGCAAGACCACCACCATCCGCATGGCCTGCGGCCTGCTCACTCCCACCGCCGGCCGCGTCCGCGTCAATGGCGTGGACGTGCATGATGAGCCCGAGCGCGCCCAGCAGTTCATCGGCTACCTCTCCGACTTCTTCTCCGTCTATGAGGACCTGAAGGTCTGGGAGTACCTCGACTACTTCGCCCACGCCTACAAGATGCGCGAGGCGGAGATCCCCGGCCGCATCGACCAGGTCATCCAGCAGGTGGGGCTGGAGGTCAAGCGCGACGCCATGATCCAGGGGCTCTCCCGCGGCATGAAGCAGCGCCTGGGCATCGCCCGCGCCATCATCCACCTGCCCAAGGTGCTGCTGCTGGACGAGCCCGCCAGCGGCCTCGATCCCAAGGCCCGGTTGGACCTGCGCAACCTGCTGCGCGCCCTGCGCGACCAGGGCACCACCATCCTCATCTCCTCCCACATCCTCACTGAGCTGGAGGGTTTTTGCACCTCCATCGGCCTGATGGAGAAGGGGCGGATGGTGCGCAGCGGCACCCTCGAGGAGATCACGGCGGAGGAGTCCAAGTACCGCGTGGTGCGCCTGGCCTGGACCGGCGACAGCGCCGCCCAGGTGGAGGCGCGCCTCAAAGCCCTGCCCGGCGTCTCCAACCTGATGGTCGAGGGCGGCGAGGGGGTCTTCCGCTTCGCCGGACCCGAGGACGGCCTGGCCGCGGTGCTGCGCGAATTGGTCGCCGCCGGCATTCCCCTCGTCTCCTTCGGCGAGGTCAAGCAGACGGTGGAGGACCTCTACCTCAAGCTCTCCCGCAACGAGGTGATGTAG
- the hybB gene encoding Ni/Fe-hydrogenase cytochrome b subunit: MAPLRSKLSFWKSVFLVVMAAGLYAAVVRFTQGLGASTHLSDRFPWGLWIGFDVLCGVMLAAGGFTLMAAVHIFNIERFKPIVRPTLLTAFLGYVLVCVALLFDIGRSYRIWHPLVMWNPRSVMFEVAWCVTLYTTVLAFEFSPIVLERLQVLRSERVRHAARIVTRVLRVVSVPLIIAGILLSTLHQSSLGSLYLIVPNKLYPLWYTPTLPLFFFLSAIAVGLAMTVYESTTSARHFGKELETPLLQEIGRILLVILIVYAVLRFQDLYRRDVLRLAFQPRYETWFFWLEIALALALPIGLLLVPRVRRSPRGIYVASVLVVLGFITNRLNVSLTGMEASAGVRYFPKWTEVAVTASIVAAGFAIFGLAAKYLPIFESAAELQARTEREFAPLPAAARAARAPEQEAELVNADD, encoded by the coding sequence ATGGCGCCCCTGCGATCCAAGCTGAGCTTCTGGAAGTCCGTCTTCCTGGTGGTGATGGCGGCGGGCCTCTACGCCGCCGTCGTGCGCTTCACCCAGGGTCTGGGCGCCTCCACCCACTTGAGCGACCGCTTCCCCTGGGGGCTGTGGATCGGCTTCGACGTGCTCTGCGGCGTCATGCTGGCCGCCGGCGGCTTCACCCTGATGGCCGCCGTCCACATCTTCAACATCGAGCGCTTCAAGCCCATCGTGCGTCCCACCCTGCTCACCGCCTTCCTCGGCTACGTGCTGGTGTGCGTGGCCCTGCTCTTCGATATCGGGCGCAGCTACCGCATCTGGCATCCCCTGGTGATGTGGAACCCGCGCTCGGTGATGTTCGAGGTAGCCTGGTGCGTCACCCTCTACACCACGGTGCTGGCCTTCGAGTTCTCCCCCATCGTGCTGGAGCGGCTGCAGGTGCTGCGCTCGGAGCGCGTGCGCCACGCCGCCCGCATCGTCACCCGCGTGCTGCGCGTGGTCTCCGTCCCCCTCATCATCGCCGGCATCCTGCTCTCCACCCTCCACCAGTCGTCGCTGGGCAGCCTCTACCTGATCGTGCCCAACAAGCTCTACCCGCTCTGGTACACGCCCACGCTGCCCCTCTTCTTCTTCCTCTCCGCGATCGCCGTGGGCCTGGCCATGACGGTGTACGAGTCCACCACCAGCGCGCGCCACTTCGGCAAGGAACTCGAGACGCCGTTGCTGCAGGAGATCGGCCGCATCCTGCTGGTCATCCTGATCGTCTACGCGGTGCTGCGCTTCCAGGACCTCTACCGCCGCGACGTGCTGCGCCTCGCCTTCCAGCCGCGCTACGAGACCTGGTTCTTCTGGCTGGAGATCGCGCTCGCCCTGGCCCTCCCCATCGGGCTGCTGCTGGTGCCGCGGGTGCGCCGCAGCCCGCGCGGCATCTACGTGGCTTCGGTGCTGGTGGTGCTGGGCTTCATCACCAACCGGCTGAACGTGAGCCTCACCGGCATGGAAGCCTCCGCCGGCGTCCGCTACTTCCCCAAGTGGACGGAAGTCGCGGTGACCGCCTCCATCGTGGCCGCCGGCTTCGCCATCTTCGGCCTGGCCGCCAAGTACCTGCCCATCTTCGAGTCCGCGGCCGAGCTGCAGGCCCGCACCGAAAGGGAATTCGCCCCCCTGCCGGCCGCCGCCCGCGCCGCCCGCGCTCCGGAACAAGAAGCGGAGCTGGTGAATGCCGACGACTGA
- a CDS encoding sigma-54 dependent transcriptional regulator, whose protein sequence is MNGKGRLLIVDDELSVRDSLDKWFREEGYEVATAENASDALTRVAEKRFDLALVDIKMRGTDGIELQRRLREIDPELVVVIMTGYASVETAVAALKNGAYDYVTKPLDPEDISHLVKNALAHRRTREENVKLRATVAEVARPPELIGQSSPMHRVFEAIETVGPTDATVLITGESGTGKELVARAIHAASPRRFHPLVVIHCGALTETLLESELFGHEKGAFTGAQYRKLGKFEIAEGGTVFLDEIGDISLKTQTDLLRVLQEREITRVGGNQPIKVDFRCIAATNKSLEKLIEEGRFRPDLFYRLNVFRIELPALRQRREDIPALTDHFVRRFSLAMNKRITRVAPAAMAQLQAYDWPGNVRELENAVERAMVVAQEPELRVEDFTLKLAGNHAAGHTLEDIERAHILRVLEECGGNQTRAAELLDIDRVTLHNRLKKYGWSRGAPENRNEGKLESKVESR, encoded by the coding sequence GTGAACGGCAAAGGCAGACTGCTCATCGTGGACGACGAACTCAGCGTGCGCGACTCCCTCGACAAGTGGTTCCGCGAGGAAGGCTACGAGGTGGCCACCGCCGAGAACGCTTCGGACGCGCTCACCCGCGTCGCCGAGAAGCGCTTCGACCTGGCCCTGGTCGACATCAAGATGCGCGGCACCGACGGCATCGAGCTGCAGCGCCGCCTGCGCGAGATCGACCCCGAACTGGTGGTCGTCATCATGACCGGCTACGCCTCGGTGGAGACCGCGGTCGCCGCCCTCAAGAACGGCGCCTACGACTACGTCACCAAGCCCCTGGACCCGGAGGACATCTCCCACCTGGTGAAGAACGCGCTCGCCCACCGCCGCACCCGCGAGGAGAACGTCAAGCTGCGCGCCACCGTGGCCGAGGTCGCGCGCCCGCCCGAACTCATCGGGCAGTCCTCGCCCATGCACCGCGTCTTCGAGGCCATCGAGACCGTCGGCCCCACCGACGCCACCGTGCTCATCACCGGCGAGAGCGGCACCGGCAAGGAACTGGTGGCCCGCGCCATCCATGCCGCCTCGCCCCGCCGCTTCCATCCCCTGGTGGTCATCCACTGCGGCGCCCTGACCGAGACCCTGCTGGAGAGCGAGCTCTTCGGCCACGAGAAGGGCGCCTTCACCGGCGCCCAGTACCGCAAGCTGGGCAAGTTCGAGATCGCCGAGGGCGGCACCGTCTTCCTCGACGAGATCGGCGACATCTCGCTGAAGACCCAGACCGACCTGCTGCGCGTCCTGCAGGAGCGCGAGATCACCCGCGTGGGCGGCAACCAGCCCATCAAGGTGGACTTCCGCTGCATCGCCGCCACCAACAAGTCCCTGGAGAAGCTCATCGAGGAGGGCCGCTTCCGTCCCGACCTCTTCTACCGGCTCAACGTCTTCCGCATCGAGCTGCCCGCGCTGCGCCAGCGCCGCGAGGACATTCCCGCGCTCACCGACCACTTCGTGCGCCGCTTCTCCCTGGCCATGAACAAGCGCATCACCCGCGTCGCTCCCGCCGCCATGGCCCAGCTCCAGGCCTACGACTGGCCGGGCAACGTGCGCGAACTGGAGAACGCGGTGGAGCGCGCCATGGTGGTGGCCCAGGAGCCCGAGCTGCGCGTCGAGGACTTCACCCTCAAGCTCGCCGGCAACCACGCCGCCGGCCATACCCTGGAGGACATCGAGCGCGCCCACATCCTGCGCGTGCTGGAGGAGTGCGGCGGCAACCAGACCCGCGCCGCCGAACTGCTCGACATCGACCGCGTCACCCTGCACAACCGGCTGAAGAAGTACGGCTGGAGCCGGGGCGCGCCCGAGAACCGCAACGAAGGCAAGCTGGAGAGCAAAGTCGAGAGCCGATGA
- a CDS encoding acetyl-CoA hydrolase/transferase C-terminal domain-containing protein, which translates to MSWREEYEAKRMTARDAVRCVQSGMRVYIHPGCAEPEELVLALLERAPHVQDVEVVHLLTFGRADYVNPEFAGHFRHNAMFMGGNVREAVNDGRADYTPISLSDIEGLFEEGAMSFDVALIQVSPPDAHGFCSFGVGVDTTLTATQHSRRVIAQVNDQMPRTYGDSFIHVSRLDVVVESSRPLCELKTAPPNEVTRQIAHHVASLIEDGATLQTGIGGIPDAVLPLLMDRRDLGVHSELVSDGVIPLIEAGVITGAAKTFHPRKVLVGFVLGTKTLFDFVNNNPMFEFQRTAYCNDPRRIALNDRMVAINSALQIDITGQVCSDSIGPYFYSGIGGQVDFLRGASWSKGGKPIIALPSTADKGKISRIVPMLNPGAGVVTSRGLIRYVVTEYGIAYLHGHNIRERAQALIGIAHPDFRDELYAYCERTKWLQRPAALAAR; encoded by the coding sequence ATGTCCTGGAGAGAGGAGTACGAAGCCAAGCGCATGACCGCGCGCGACGCCGTGCGCTGCGTGCAGTCGGGCATGCGCGTCTACATCCATCCCGGCTGCGCCGAGCCCGAAGAGCTGGTGCTCGCCCTGCTGGAGCGCGCCCCCCACGTGCAGGACGTCGAGGTGGTGCACCTGCTCACCTTCGGCCGCGCCGACTACGTCAACCCGGAGTTCGCCGGCCACTTCCGCCACAACGCCATGTTCATGGGCGGCAACGTGCGCGAAGCCGTCAACGACGGCCGCGCCGACTACACCCCCATCTCCCTCAGCGACATCGAGGGCCTGTTCGAAGAGGGCGCCATGTCCTTCGACGTCGCCCTCATCCAGGTCTCGCCCCCCGACGCCCACGGCTTCTGCAGCTTCGGGGTGGGAGTGGACACCACGCTCACCGCCACCCAGCACTCCCGCCGGGTCATCGCCCAGGTCAACGACCAGATGCCGCGCACCTACGGCGACAGCTTCATCCACGTCAGCCGCCTCGACGTCGTGGTCGAGAGCTCGCGCCCGCTCTGCGAACTCAAGACCGCTCCCCCCAACGAGGTCACCCGCCAGATCGCCCACCACGTGGCTTCGCTGATCGAGGACGGCGCCACCCTGCAGACCGGGATCGGCGGCATCCCCGATGCCGTCCTGCCCCTGCTCATGGACCGCAGGGACCTGGGCGTGCACAGCGAGCTGGTCTCCGACGGCGTCATCCCGCTCATCGAGGCCGGCGTCATCACCGGCGCCGCCAAGACCTTCCACCCGCGCAAGGTGCTGGTGGGCTTCGTGCTGGGCACCAAGACCCTCTTCGACTTCGTCAACAACAACCCCATGTTCGAGTTCCAGCGCACGGCCTATTGCAATGATCCGCGCCGCATCGCGTTGAACGACCGCATGGTGGCCATCAACTCCGCCCTGCAGATCGACATCACCGGGCAAGTCTGCTCCGATTCCATCGGGCCCTATTTCTACAGCGGCATCGGCGGCCAGGTGGACTTCCTGCGCGGCGCTTCCTGGTCCAAGGGGGGCAAGCCCATCATCGCCCTGCCCTCCACCGCCGATAAGGGCAAGATCTCGCGCATCGTGCCCATGCTCAATCCCGGCGCCGGGGTGGTGACCTCCCGCGGCCTGATCCGCTACGTGGTCACCGAGTACGGCATCGCCTATCTGCACGGGCACAACATCCGCGAGCGCGCCCAGGCCCTCATCGGGATCGCCCATCCCGACTTCCGCGACGAACTCTACGCATACTGCGAGCGGACCAAGTGGCTGCAACGGCCCGCCGCCCTGGCTGCGAGGTGA